Proteins from one Mesoplodon densirostris isolate mMesDen1 chromosome 1, mMesDen1 primary haplotype, whole genome shotgun sequence genomic window:
- the LOC132483918 gene encoding LOW QUALITY PROTEIN: actin-related protein 2/3 complex subunit 1A-like (The sequence of the model RefSeq protein was modified relative to this genomic sequence to represent the inferred CDS: inserted 2 bases in 1 codon), whose translation MPGTGIIPIALSPNNHEIHIYKKNRRQWVKAHELKEHNRHVTGIDCSPKSDRVVTCGVGCNAYXWGQKDGVWKPTLVILRINCADTFVKWSPLENKFAVRSGARLISVCYFESENDWWVSKHVKKPIRSAVLSLDWHPNNVLLAAGSCDFKCRVFSAYIKEVDEKPASTPWGSKMPFGHLMSAFDGSGTGGWVRKVSFSASGSSLAWVSHDSTVSVADASKSVQISTLKTEFLPLLSVSFISENSVLAAGHDCCPMLFNYNDRGCFTFVSKLDTPKQSIQSNMSAMEHFCNMDKRATTEDCNPALERLHQNRITQVSLYEVDKQDCRKFCTTGIDGAMTIWDFKTLESSIQGLWIL comes from the exons ATGCCTGGAACAGGGATCATACCCATCGCCCTTAGCCCCAATAACCACGAAATCCACATCTATAAGAAGAACAGGAGGCAGTGGGTGAAAGCTCATGAACTCAAGGAACACAACAGACATGTCACAGGTATTGACTGCTCTCCCAAGAGTGACCGCGTCGTCACTTGCGGGGTTGGCTGCAATGCCTA CTGGGGTCAGAAGGATGGTGTCTGGAAGCCAACCCTGGTGATTCTGAGAATTAACTGTGCAGACACTTTTGTCAAGTGGTCCCCGCTAGAGAACAAATTTGCTGTGCGCAGCGGAGCACGACTCATTTCTGTTTGTTACTTCGAGTCCGAAAATGACTGGTGGGTAAGCAAGCACGTTAAAAAACCCATTCGCTCCGCGGTCCTCAGCTTGGATTGGCATCCCAACAATGTCTTGCTGGCAGCAGGATCCTGTGATTTCAAATGCAGAGTGTTTTCTGCCTACATTAAAGAAGTGGATGAGAAGCCAGCCAGTACGCCCTGGGGCAGCAAGATGCCTTTTGGTCATCTGATGTCAGCGTTTGATGGCAGTGGCACTGGCGGCTGGGTGCGTAAGGTCAGCTTCTCCGCCAGCGGGAGCAGCCTGGCCTGGGTCAGCCACGACAGCACCGTGTCCGTTGCCGATGCCTCAAAAAGCGTGCAGATCTCAACTCTAAAGACAGAGTTCCTGCCCCTCCTGAGTGTGTCCTTCATCTCGGAGAACAGCGTCCTGGCTGCTGGCCATGACTGCTGCCCCATGCTCTTTAACTACAACGACCGCGGCTGTTTCACCTTTGTCTCCAAGCTAGACACCCCGAAACAGAGCATCCAGAGCAACATGTCGGCCATGGAGCACTTCTGCAACATGGACAAGCGGGCCACGACCGAGGACTGCAACCCGGCCCTGGAGAGGCTGCACCAGAACCGTATCACTCAAGTGTCTCTTTATGAGGTGGACAAGCAAGATTGTCGCAAATTTTGCACTACTGGCATTGATGGAGCCATGACCATTTGGGATTTCAAGACCTTAGAGTCTTCTATCCAGGGCCTTTGGATACTGTGA